One window from the genome of Merismopedia glauca CCAP 1448/3 encodes:
- a CDS encoding response regulator, which yields MHTTKCILIVDDDDDIREVAQLSLEMLAPWQVLTAASGSEGLIVAQTQQPDAIILDYRLPDIDAVGVLTQLRANLDTAQIPVILLTAKDRFDNGDRFDTLGVKAILAKPFDPVNLASQIADVLKWELSD from the coding sequence TTGCATACAACTAAGTGTATCTTAATTGTTGATGATGATGATGATATTCGTGAAGTAGCTCAATTGAGTTTGGAGATGCTAGCACCCTGGCAGGTATTAACCGCAGCTTCAGGAAGTGAAGGATTGATAGTGGCACAAACTCAACAACCAGATGCCATTATTTTAGATTATCGATTGCCAGATATAGATGCTGTTGGGGTTTTGACTCAGCTACGGGCTAATCTGGATACGGCTCAAATTCCCGTAATTTTATTAACTGCTAAAGATCGATTTGACAATGGCGATCGCTTTGATACATTAGGGGTAAAAGCCATTTTGGCTAAGCCTTTCGATCCTGTAAACCTAGCTTCCCAAATCGCAGATGTTCTGA